Proteins from a genomic interval of Spea bombifrons isolate aSpeBom1 chromosome 4, aSpeBom1.2.pri, whole genome shotgun sequence:
- the LOC128491306 gene encoding neuropeptide Y receptor type 2-like, with protein MGTLKQSNITEDLVLRGWHSKSITQPILNPGSSSLMMDSTKILGVQVILIAAYSLIILLGLIGNSLVIYMIVKYKNMRTVTNLFIANLAVADLMVDSLCLPFTLVYTLQDEWKFGLVLCHLFPYAQAMSVNVSTLTLIVIALDRYWCIVFHLNSRISKNFSVLIITVTWLAAAIFAIPLAVFREYRYEDLPSINLKIAVCTEKWPSNNSRDAIIYSLSMLVLQYVLPLAVICYAYVRIWLKLKNHISPTPRSDNHQRRRNTTKMLVMMVVVFAVCWLPFHVFQLAIDLDWALVFHEYKLLYTIFHVIAMCSTFANPLLYGWMNKNYRNGFLMVFGCKNKLKNCQAEGSLRGHSYTFRATTFHGSFRNAGENGQPPTEV; from the coding sequence ATGGGAACTTTAAAGCAAAGCAACATAACAGAAGACCTGGTCTTAAGAGGATGGCATTCAAAAAGTATTACCCAACCAATTCTGAATCCTGGCTCCAGTAGTCTTATGATGGACAGTACCAAGATACTTGGAGTCCAAGTCATCCTCATTGCTGCTTACTCTTTGATTATACTTCTTGGTCTAATTGGCAACTCCCTGGTTATTTACATGATCgtgaaatacaaaaacatgaGGACTGTTACTAACCTTTTCATTGCCAATCTAGCAGTTGCCGATCTTATGGTAGACAGCCTCTGTTTGCCATTTACTCTAGTCTACACACTACAAGACGAGTGGAAATTTGGATTGGTCTTATGCCATTTGTTTCCTTACGCTCAGGCTATGAGTGTCAATGTCTCCACACTTACCTTAATAGTAATTGCCTTAGATAGATATTGGTGTATTGTCTTCCACCTAAACAGCCGGATCTCTAAGAATTTCAGTGTTTTAATTATAACAGTTACTTGGTTGGCAGCTGCCATCTTTGCTATTCCATTGGCTGTTTTTCGAGAATATAGGTATGAGGACTTGCCATCCATCAATTTAAAGATTGCAGTATGCACTGAAAAGTGGCCCTCAAACAACAGTAGGGATGCAATTATTTATAGTTTATCCATGCTTGTTCTTCAGTATGTTTTGCCCCTTGCTGTCATCTGTTATGCCTATGTCAGAATTTGGTTGAAGCTGAAGAATCACATCAGCCCAACACCCAGAAGTGACAACCACCAGAGAAGAAGGAACACTACCAAGATGCTGGTAATGATGGTGGTCGTGTTTGCAGTTTGCTGGCTTCCATTTCATGTCTTCCAGTTGGCAATTGACCTGGATTGGGCATTGGTCTTTCATGAATATAAGCTTCTTTACACTATTTTTCACGTGATTGCAATGTGCTCAACGTTTGCCAATCCTTTGCTTTACGGTTGGATGAATAAAAACTACAGGAATGGATTCCTAATGGTTTTTGGTTGTAAGAACAAACTGAAGAACTGCCAAGCCGAGGGATCACTCCGAGGACATTCCTATACTTTCCGCGCTACAACGTTTCATGGAAGCTTCCGCAATGCTGGTGAAAATGGACAGCCACCCACAGAGGTCTAA